In Nostoc sphaeroides, the genomic window TTTGCGTTCCCGTTCGGCTGGTGAATATTGCGGTGAAGAATCGGTTGGGGTCGGGGTGACTGTAGGATTAGGTTTGTCTCCTATATCTCGGTTGCTATTCAGTCCCCACCAAAATAATCCAACAGTACCGGCTACTATCGCCGCCACAAGGAAGATTTTTGTTGGTGTCCACCAAGGGGGAGGGGGGGATGAGGGGGATGAGGGGGATGAGGGGGAGACGGCGACGGTGGCGGCTGTGGGTTGTGGTGGGGTGGGGTATTGAGTTGGGGGAAAGTTAGCTGGGGGCGGGTTTAGGGCTTGGATTACTTGACGGGCTGATTGATAGCGATCGCTTGGTCTGGCAGATAACATTTTATCTAATACCTGTGCCAAACTTTGACTCACGCTTACTTCGCGTCGCCACTGCCAGGTAAGGTTATACGTATCAATTAATTCTTGGGGTTGTTTCCCTGTCAGTAAAACCAACATTGTTGCAGCCAAAGCATACAAGTCGCTGTGGGGAGATACTAACCCAGTTTGCATCTGTTCTGGGGGCGCAAATCCTATTTTACCTAATAGGGTTGGTGCTGGAGGAGGTGCGACCATACCCGGTTGGTAATATTGGGAAGCTACGGTTGCTACTACTTGTTTTACACCGCCAAAATCAATTAACACTGGCAGTTTGTCAACAGTGCGAAGCATTAAGTTATCTGGAGATATATCTCGATGAATAACGCCTATGGAGTGGATATACTCCAACACTGGCAAAATTGAAATCAACAATTGGCGTACTTCTACTTCTGTAAAGCGCAAACCCTGCTGTAGTCGGGCATTTAACAAGGAGTTGTAAGTTTCTCCTTCTACATAATCTTGCACTAAAAACAGATATTCTTTCCCCCCTAAGTTTATGCGAAGCAGTTCCCGGAAGCGGGGAATTTGGGGATGTTGCAGTTTATAAAGAACACTCGCTTCTCTCTCAAACAGTTCTTCAGCTTTTTGAACAACGTAAGCGGTTTGAACTTGGGGGGAAAATTCTTTTAAGACACAAAGTTCGCGGAAACGGTTGACATCTTCAGCTAAATAAGTCCTTCCGAAACCACCCTGGCCAATTTGACGTACAATCACATAGCGATCGCCTAAAGTTAGTCCCGGTTGGATACTATAACTCATGGGCGTATCCAACAACTTTTCACCACACTGGAGACAAAAGCGACTACCCGGGGAATTTTCATGTCCTTGAGAACAATATATTGAATTCATTGGAAAGTTAGGAGTTAGGAGTTAGGAGTTAATAGTTAGGAGTTAGGGGTTAGGAGTTAATAGTTAGGAGTTAATAGTTAGGAGTTAATAGTCAACAGGGAGTAGAGAGTAGCGTTTTTCAATTGATTAAACTACACTACTCCGTGTCTTAAACCGTGGTCTATAAAGAAAGAAAATTGCCGTAATTTATAACTCCTCACTCCTAACTCCTAACTCCTAACTCCTAACTCCTCACTCCTAACTCTATTTTTGTACTTTACTGACTTGATCGGCTGCGATCGCATACCAAATTTGACCGAAAGTCTGTTGATTGAGTTTCCCACGATCCTGATCGGGAAACAACCGATCAAATTTTTCATTTGCGTCTTTGGTCAACTGATCAATTGTATAGTTCCCAAACTGCCCCGATCGCGCAAGTCGTCTCCATGTTGTATAATCTTTTTGACTATATTTACCCAATTTCCGACGAGATGCTGTACTGAGGTCAGCCCGTTCTATTTTATCCAATAAATCGTCTGCGATACCAGACCATTCATCTCGTAAACCAGCGTCTTCAGATTTAGATGTTAGGCTACGTCTCTTTAATTCTGGTTTTTTTGTATAAAATAAATCATCTACAAAGGGAGTAAAAAATCCTTCAGTAATTTCTAGCTGTTGACGACGACTGATAATTTCCTGAAGATTGCGAT contains:
- a CDS encoding serine/threonine-protein kinase yields the protein MNSIYCSQGHENSPGSRFCLQCGEKLLDTPMSYSIQPGLTLGDRYVIVRQIGQGGFGRTYLAEDVNRFRELCVLKEFSPQVQTAYVVQKAEELFEREASVLYKLQHPQIPRFRELLRINLGGKEYLFLVQDYVEGETYNSLLNARLQQGLRFTEVEVRQLLISILPVLEYIHSIGVIHRDISPDNLMLRTVDKLPVLIDFGGVKQVVATVASQYYQPGMVAPPPAPTLLGKIGFAPPEQMQTGLVSPHSDLYALAATMLVLLTGKQPQELIDTYNLTWQWRREVSVSQSLAQVLDKMLSARPSDRYQSARQVIQALNPPPANFPPTQYPTPPQPTAATVAVSPSSPSSPSSPPPPWWTPTKIFLVAAIVAGTVGLFWWGLNSNRDIGDKPNPTVTPTPTDSSPQYSPAERERKEKLSDRREQLGISSNFYVNLVNQVFWDRNPSLQGRTLSDGPVDESLRAEWDKTASELLEKLALLSSNARRQLGTYTTAERDRWKVEVNRINVGSRSLYDLGDTAFLSVFPQQRGKDFRDQPIGQVWYGFVSDRLSAILAGSAFQKLVFDPGAISKTVNGTLEPGGGKVFIAGLAKEQSLELKLQANSQVLLSVYSPSGKIKFLEDSKERSLSTKLPENGFYEFVVVSTASKPVDYQLSITAENPTPPPSPTPTPTETPAPTETPTPTSTPTETPTETPIPTPTPTPQTTPQ